In Kaistella faecalis, a genomic segment contains:
- a CDS encoding alpha-ketoacid dehydrogenase subunit alpha/beta — translation MEATYIETQQISFQDFKNQILADYKLGRISREMSYLGRREVLTGKAKFGIFGDGKELPQLAMAKVFKNGDFRSGYYRDQTFAMAIDAVSVESFFAQLYADTNVDREPASAGRQMNGHYATRSLNEDGSWKNLMEQKNISSDISPTAGQMPRLLGLALASKVYKSVKFEGSEKFSNDGNEVAFGTIGDASTAEGHFWEALNAACALQVPMIVSIWDDGYGISVPTQNQRAKADIAEMLSGFQRTEGQNQGCEIIQVKAWDYPSLLDAYARAEHFARTESVPVVVHVVEVTQPQGHSTSGSHERYKNEERLKWEGEFDGLNKFREWILNYSIEIEGKDEQLATAEELDLINEEAKKFVKEGQKKAWEDYQKSITVLKDAVIPLVENLEDQNAEITAELHKFNKIIAVAKRDIFHLVRKSLLLTRGNESAERKALQNKFKEIFAAEKDNYSSHLYSQSQWKTTNIKEIPPVFSENSENVDGRVVVRNNFDKIFEKYPETLVFGEDAGNIGDVNQGLEGLQEKYGELRIADTGIREATILGQGIGMAMRGLRPIAEIQYLDYILYCLQGMSDDLATVQYRTKGGQKAPVIIRTRGHRLEGVWHSGSPMAGIINLSKGILVLVPRNLTKAAGFYNTMLQSDEPAVIVECLNGYRLKEKQPDNLGEFTVPVGKIEVTKEGKDVTLVTYGSTWRIVMEAAEELEKIGISAEVIDVQSLIPFDLSHDIAESVKKTNRLVVIDEDVEGGTSAFILQQILEKQKAFRFLDSDPLTICAENHRPAYASDGDYFSKPSVDDMVEKIYEMFNEINPARFPAI, via the coding sequence ATGGAGGCCACCTATATTGAAACACAACAGATTTCTTTTCAGGATTTTAAAAACCAGATTTTAGCCGATTATAAACTCGGCAGAATTTCCCGCGAAATGTCTTATCTCGGGAGACGCGAAGTACTTACCGGCAAGGCGAAGTTCGGTATTTTCGGGGACGGAAAAGAGCTTCCGCAACTCGCAATGGCTAAGGTCTTTAAAAATGGGGACTTCCGTTCCGGATATTACCGGGACCAAACTTTCGCCATGGCGATTGATGCTGTAAGCGTAGAAAGTTTTTTTGCTCAGTTATATGCAGATACAAATGTTGATCGCGAACCTGCTTCTGCCGGTCGCCAGATGAATGGTCATTATGCGACCCGAAGTCTGAACGAAGACGGCAGCTGGAAAAACTTAATGGAGCAAAAAAATATTTCATCAGATATTTCACCTACTGCAGGACAAATGCCAAGGCTTTTAGGTCTTGCTTTAGCTTCCAAAGTCTATAAATCTGTAAAATTTGAGGGTTCAGAAAAATTTTCCAATGACGGAAATGAAGTTGCTTTCGGCACAATTGGTGATGCATCAACAGCTGAGGGACATTTCTGGGAGGCTTTGAATGCTGCCTGTGCTTTGCAGGTTCCAATGATTGTTTCGATCTGGGATGATGGTTACGGAATTTCTGTACCAACTCAAAACCAGCGTGCTAAAGCAGATATAGCTGAAATGCTTTCCGGCTTTCAAAGAACAGAAGGTCAGAATCAGGGATGCGAAATCATTCAGGTTAAAGCCTGGGATTACCCTTCGCTTCTTGATGCTTACGCAAGGGCAGAACATTTTGCGAGAACTGAAAGTGTTCCTGTTGTGGTTCATGTTGTAGAAGTTACACAGCCTCAAGGACATTCCACATCGGGATCGCACGAGAGATATAAAAATGAAGAACGCCTGAAATGGGAAGGTGAATTTGACGGTTTGAACAAATTCAGGGAATGGATTCTCAATTATTCTATTGAAATTGAAGGAAAGGACGAACAGCTTGCAACCGCTGAGGAACTTGATCTTATTAATGAAGAAGCGAAGAAATTTGTAAAAGAAGGTCAGAAAAAAGCTTGGGAAGATTATCAAAAATCCATTACCGTTTTAAAAGATGCAGTCATTCCGCTGGTTGAGAATTTAGAAGACCAGAACGCAGAAATTACCGCTGAACTTCATAAATTCAATAAGATCATTGCGGTGGCGAAACGTGATATCTTCCATTTGGTAAGAAAGTCATTACTCCTTACAAGAGGCAATGAATCAGCAGAGAGAAAAGCTCTTCAGAATAAATTCAAAGAAATTTTTGCGGCTGAGAAAGACAATTACTCTTCGCATTTATATTCTCAGTCTCAGTGGAAAACAACGAATATAAAAGAAATTCCTCCCGTTTTTTCTGAAAATTCAGAGAATGTTGACGGAAGAGTTGTCGTAAGAAATAACTTCGATAAAATATTCGAAAAATATCCTGAAACGCTGGTCTTCGGTGAAGATGCCGGAAATATCGGTGATGTAAACCAAGGTTTAGAAGGTCTACAGGAAAAATATGGCGAACTTCGAATTGCAGACACCGGAATTCGTGAAGCCACTATCCTCGGACAAGGAATTGGTATGGCAATGCGCGGACTCAGACCGATCGCAGAAATCCAGTATCTCGACTACATCCTATATTGTTTACAGGGAATGAGCGATGATTTAGCTACCGTTCAGTACCGTACAAAAGGTGGGCAAAAAGCTCCGGTAATTATCAGAACTCGTGGGCACAGGCTCGAAGGTGTTTGGCATTCCGGTTCACCGATGGCTGGAATCATTAATCTTTCAAAAGGAATTCTGGTTCTTGTTCCACGAAATTTAACCAAAGCTGCAGGATTTTACAACACGATGCTTCAGAGTGATGAACCAGCCGTAATCGTGGAATGTCTGAACGGTTACCGTTTAAAAGAAAAACAGCCTGACAACTTAGGAGAATTTACTGTTCCTGTTGGTAAAATTGAAGTTACTAAGGAAGGAAAAGATGTGACGTTAGTGACTTACGGATCCACCTGGAGAATCGTAATGGAAGCAGCTGAGGAACTTGAAAAAATCGGTATTTCTGCTGAAGTGATTGATGTTCAGTCCTTAATACCGTTTGATCTTAGTCACGACATTGCTGAAAGTGTAAAGAAAACTAACCGGTTGGTGGTAATTGACGAAGATGTGGAAGGCGGAACATCTGCTTTTATTCTTCAGCAGATTCTAGAGAAACAGAAAGCTTTCAGATTTTTAGACTCAGATCCTTTAACCATTTGTGCAGAAAACCACAGACCTGCTTACGCAAGCGACGGCGATTATTTCAGTAAACCAAGTGTGGATGATATGGTCGAAAAAATATATGAGATGTTTAATGAAATTAATCCGGCTCGGTTTCCGGCGATATAG
- a CDS encoding DUF305 domain-containing protein: MRNIFVPIIASFLVVSCSKTETKIQDHSTEQNQKNETTNGMVAIMNEMMDEMHSEKPTGNNDVDFAKMMIEHHKGAVEMSELLLEKGQDEELKTFARKVIIAQDKEINLMKKFENQTEVSPDSKIFQQELNQSMGAMMNKNIKIHNDIDKDYAEQMIPHHQSAVDMAEVYLKYGKQKDLLKLCDDIVNTQTSEIQQLKTWLTAN, encoded by the coding sequence ATGAGAAATATTTTTGTTCCGATTATAGCCTCATTCTTAGTCGTTTCATGTAGCAAGACTGAAACTAAAATTCAGGATCATTCAACAGAGCAGAATCAGAAAAATGAAACTACGAACGGAATGGTTGCGATTATGAATGAAATGATGGATGAAATGCATAGTGAAAAACCAACAGGGAATAATGATGTAGATTTTGCCAAGATGATGATTGAGCATCACAAGGGAGCAGTTGAAATGTCAGAACTTCTTTTAGAGAAAGGCCAAGATGAAGAATTAAAAACATTTGCCCGCAAAGTTATTATTGCACAGGATAAAGAAATAAACTTGATGAAAAAGTTTGAAAATCAAACCGAAGTTTCACCCGATAGCAAGATTTTTCAGCAGGAACTCAATCAGTCGATGGGCGCGATGATGAATAAAAACATTAAAATCCATAATGATATTGATAAAGATTACGCCGAACAGATGATTCCGCATCATCAAAGCGCGGTTGATATGGCCGAAGTTTATCTGAAATACGGGAAGCAAAAGGATTTGTTGAAATTGTGCGATGATATTGTTAATACGCAGACTTCAGAAATTCAACAGTTAAAGACTTGGCTCACTGCAAATTAA